A window of Leeia aquatica genomic DNA:
GCCACCTCCCAGGATCAGGCTCAGGTTGTTGCCACCAAAGGCAAATGAATTGCTCATCGCGTAGCGCGGCCCTGGACGCCATTGTTGCCCCACTTGCACGAGAGGCAGCGCAGGCAACGCAGGATCCGCGACACCATCCCAGCAGTGCGGAGGCAGTCGGCCTTGGGTATCCGTCAGACTCAGATAGCAAAATGCGGCCTCCAGCGCCCCGGCAGCCCCCAATGCATGGCCCGTCATACCCTTGGTGCCACTCACCGGCACCCCATGCGGGAAAACACGGTCCACCGCCTTGCTTTCCATGGCATCATTCTTGATCGTGGCGGTGGCATGCAGGTTCAGGTAACCGATGGACGTTTCATCCAGCCCCGCATCGCGCAATGCGGCCTGCATGGCAGCGCTTGCACCGAGCCCTTCTGGCTCTGGTGCAGAGATGTGATAGGCATCGCTACTTTCCCCGGCACCCAGCAGTTGCACTGCCCCCGGCTCGGCTGACAGGATGAACACCGCCGCCCCTTCGCCGATGTTGATCCCTGCCCGGTTGAGGGACAGCGGGTTGGTCAGTTCACTGGTGGTGGATTCCAAGGCGGTAAAGCCATTCAACGTCAAACGACACAAGGTGTCCACGCCGCCAGTAATGACCGCATCACACATCCCGCTCTGCACCAGGTTTCGCGCACTGACCAGCGCCTTGCTCCCGGAGGTACAAGCGGTGGAGATACAGTACGCCGGGCCGGTCAGCTCGAGCCAGTCCGCCAGGAACCGTGCCGGATCACCTAGGTCGATCTGTTCAAACTGGAACCCTTCGGGCAACTGACCCTGTGCCGCATGTGCTTCCAGCGCCCATTCAGCGTGGTCTACCCCCGAGGTGCTGGTTCCCAGCACCACACCGATGCGGTGTGCCGGGTAGCGTTGCTTGCAGCGCTCAACTTCTTGCATGATCTGCTGTACCGCAGCCAGCAGCAGGCGGTTGTTCCGGCTGGCCCGGGCCTGCCAGGCTGGCGGTAGTATCGGCAACGTTGCCGCCACACGCCCGACCCGTACAGCGGCATTGTGATCATGAGCCAGCCAGCCCTGCTCCAGCACCAGCCCCTGCTGCTGACCCGCAAACAGCGCTTCAGCAACGGTATCCGTATCCGCACCCAGCGCACACAGCAGACCGGGGCGCGTCAGATAGCAAGATTTCATGGGCCGTTCCCCTCCTCCAGTTGCCGGGTATCCACGATCACGCCTGCAGCAGGCAACTCAAAACGCAAGCGCGAATAAGGCGGGTGTGATCCTTGCCACTGAATGCGCAGCACATCCTGCCCATCTTGCATCAGTCGTCTTCCACCCGCGTCTTCGACCAGTTGTACACCGTCAGACAAGCCCCGCCGTACCTGCTCTA
This region includes:
- a CDS encoding beta-ketoacyl-[acyl-carrier-protein] synthase family protein; amino-acid sequence: MKSCYLTRPGLLCALGADTDTVAEALFAGQQQGLVLEQGWLAHDHNAAVRVGRVAATLPILPPAWQARASRNNRLLLAAVQQIMQEVERCKQRYPAHRIGVVLGTSTSGVDHAEWALEAHAAQGQLPEGFQFEQIDLGDPARFLADWLELTGPAYCISTACTSGSKALVSARNLVQSGMCDAVITGGVDTLCRLTLNGFTALESTTSELTNPLSLNRAGINIGEGAAVFILSAEPGAVQLLGAGESSDAYHISAPEPEGLGASAAMQAALRDAGLDETSIGYLNLHATATIKNDAMESKAVDRVFPHGVPVSGTKGMTGHALGAAGALEAAFCYLSLTDTQGRLPPHCWDGVADPALPALPLVQVGQQWRPGPRYAMSNSFAFGGNNLSLILGGGA